One region of Arvicola amphibius chromosome 3, mArvAmp1.2, whole genome shotgun sequence genomic DNA includes:
- the Oaz2 gene encoding LOW QUALITY PROTEIN: ornithine decarboxylase antizyme 2 (The sequence of the model RefSeq protein was modified relative to this genomic sequence to represent the inferred CDS: deleted 1 base in 1 codon) codes for MINTQDSSILPLSNCPQLQCCRHIVPGPLWCSDAPHPLSKIPGGRGGGRDPSLSALIYKDEKLTVTQDLPVNDGKPHIVHFQYEVTEVKVSSWDAVLSSQSLFIEIPDGLLADGSKEGLLALLEFAEEKMKVNYVFICFRKGREDRAPLLKTFSFLGFEIVRPGHPCVPSRPDVMFMVYPLDQNLSDED; via the exons ATGATAAACACCCAGGACAG TAGTATTTTGCCTTTGAGTAACTGTCCCCAGCTCCAGTGCTGCAGGCACATTGTTCCAGGGCCTCTGTGGTGCTCC GATGCCCCTCACCCACTGTCGAAGATCCCCGGTGGGCGAGGGGGCGGCAGGGATCCTTCTCTCTCAGCTCTAATATATAAG GACGAGAAGCTCACTGTAACCCAGGACCTCCCTGTGAACGATGGGAAACCTCACATCGTCCATTTCCAGTATGAGGTCACCGAGGTGAAGGTCTCTTCCTGGGATGCAGTCCTGTCCAGCCAGAGCCTGTTTATAGAAATCCCAGATGGATTATTAGCTGATGGGAGCAAAGAAGG ATTGTTAGCACTGCTAGAGTTTGCTGAGGAGAAGATGAAAGTGAACTACGTCTTCATCTGCTTCAGGAAGGGCCGGGAAGACAGAG CTCCACTCCTGAAGACATTCAGCTTCTTGGGCTTTGAGATTGTACGTCCAGGTCATCCCTGTGTCCCCTCTCGGCCAGATGTGATGTTCATGGTTTACCCCCTGGACCAGAACTTGTCTGATGAGGACTAA